In one Nocardioides sp. NBC_00368 genomic region, the following are encoded:
- a CDS encoding methane monooxygenase/ammonia monooxygenase subunit B, which yields MRSKLKYIGAVLAAAVAVVLALPPAPASAHGETAQEAFLRMGTVAFWDVKYSAEKVAQGEELTITGTAKILETYPEQLAEPKLGFIGVIAPGPTVVIKERTVNGAPAPMAIEIEKGGVYQFKMVLQGRRVGHWHVHPIFGIHGAGSLIGPGQYVDVTESAGGFTNEVKLLSGKTADLENIGMGGVTFWNVIWLVIGFAWLLYWIVPKPTVTRLPVTSQIPLNTDGGAYGLITKKDHRVMNIMMGATIALVVGGMVWQAQAYPDKMPQQVLHFAPEDAVVDAKFVTADASDGAFDPATDTVTAKVKVTNTGTSPASVESFMTSTLTFPVAEAGSEGRSVQISPATPIAPGETRELTMSITDEVWAKERLMPVGESRMQLTGVLRLQDEAGHENFVTIQSFVTPSAMA from the coding sequence ATGCGTAGCAAACTGAAGTACATCGGAGCGGTGTTGGCCGCTGCCGTCGCCGTCGTGCTCGCGCTGCCGCCGGCACCGGCGTCGGCTCACGGAGAGACGGCCCAGGAGGCCTTCCTCCGGATGGGCACGGTCGCCTTCTGGGACGTGAAGTACTCGGCCGAGAAGGTCGCCCAGGGTGAGGAGCTCACCATCACGGGCACCGCGAAGATCCTCGAGACCTACCCTGAGCAGCTCGCGGAGCCGAAGCTCGGCTTCATCGGTGTGATCGCCCCGGGCCCGACCGTCGTCATCAAGGAGCGCACCGTCAACGGCGCGCCCGCGCCGATGGCGATCGAGATCGAGAAGGGCGGCGTCTACCAGTTCAAGATGGTGCTCCAGGGGCGCCGGGTCGGTCACTGGCACGTGCATCCCATCTTCGGCATCCATGGAGCGGGCTCGCTCATCGGCCCGGGGCAGTACGTCGACGTGACGGAGTCCGCCGGCGGCTTCACCAACGAGGTCAAGCTGCTGAGCGGGAAGACGGCCGACCTCGAGAACATCGGCATGGGTGGCGTCACCTTCTGGAACGTCATCTGGCTGGTGATCGGGTTCGCCTGGCTCCTCTACTGGATCGTCCCGAAGCCGACCGTCACACGTCTGCCGGTGACGAGCCAGATCCCGCTCAACACCGACGGTGGGGCGTACGGGCTGATCACCAAGAAGGACCACCGCGTCATGAACATCATGATGGGCGCGACCATCGCCCTGGTGGTGGGAGGCATGGTGTGGCAGGCGCAGGCCTACCCGGACAAGATGCCGCAGCAGGTGCTCCACTTCGCCCCGGAGGATGCGGTGGTCGATGCCAAGTTCGTCACCGCGGATGCGTCCGATGGGGCGTTCGACCCGGCGACGGACACCGTGACGGCCAAGGTGAAGGTGACGAACACGGGAACCTCGCCGGCGTCGGTGGAGTCGTTCATGACGAGCACGCTCACCTTCCCGGTGGCCGAGGCGGGGAGTGAGGGGCGGTCCGTCCAGATCTCGCCGGCCACGCCGATCGCCCCCGGCGAGACGCGCGAGCTGACGATGAGCATCACGGACGAGGTGTGGGCCAAGGAGCGGCTCATGCCGGTCGGCGAGTCGCGCATGCAGCTCACCGGCGTGCTGCGCCTCCAGGACGAGGCCGGCCACGAGAACTTCGTGACCATCCAGAGCTTCGTCACTCCGTCGGCCATGGCCTGA
- a CDS encoding alpha/beta fold hydrolase, with translation MPTFTTSDGTEIYYTDWGTGRPVVLSHGWPLSSDAWAAAAKLLSDAGYRVISHDRRGHGRSTNTDRGHDMDTYARDLAELIEHLDLTELVVIGHSTGGGEAVRYAAQHGKGRVRKVVTAGAVPPVMLQSETNPEGTPIEVFDGIRAGVLADRSQFYKDLAVSFYGFNRDGAKVSQGLIDDFQRQGMLAGLVAAYNCVKVFSETDFTEDLKALDVPILIAHGGDDQIVPIAAAAEKAIKLVSDGTLKVYEGAPHGIAGDYQDALIADILEFIAD, from the coding sequence ATGCCTACCTTCACCACCTCTGACGGCACCGAGATCTACTACACCGACTGGGGTACCGGGAGGCCGGTCGTGCTGAGCCACGGCTGGCCGCTGAGCTCGGACGCCTGGGCGGCCGCGGCCAAGCTGCTCTCCGACGCCGGCTACCGCGTCATCTCCCACGACCGTCGGGGTCACGGCCGCTCGACCAACACCGACCGCGGTCACGACATGGACACCTACGCCCGCGACCTGGCCGAGCTCATCGAGCACCTCGACCTCACCGAGCTCGTCGTGATCGGGCACTCGACCGGTGGTGGCGAGGCCGTCCGCTACGCGGCTCAGCACGGCAAGGGCCGCGTCCGCAAGGTCGTCACCGCCGGCGCGGTGCCGCCGGTCATGCTCCAGTCGGAGACCAACCCCGAAGGGACGCCGATCGAGGTCTTCGACGGCATCCGCGCCGGTGTGCTCGCCGACCGCTCGCAGTTCTACAAGGACCTGGCGGTGTCGTTCTACGGCTTCAACCGCGACGGCGCCAAGGTCTCGCAGGGCCTCATCGACGACTTCCAGCGCCAGGGGATGCTGGCCGGTCTGGTCGCTGCGTACAACTGCGTCAAGGTCTTCTCCGAGACCGACTTCACCGAGGACCTGAAGGCCCTCGACGTGCCGATCCTGATCGCGCACGGCGGCGACGACCAGATCGTGCCGATCGCGGCCGCCGCCGAGAAGGCGATCAAGCTCGTCTCCGACGGCACCCTGAAGGTCTACGAGGGTGCTCCGCACGGCATCGCCGGCGACTACCAGGACGCCCTGATCGCCGACATCCTCGAGTTCATCGCCGACTGA
- a CDS encoding MFS transporter, which translates to MTTTSPASTATSTTPPTTTSGRAAPVVALAAGIALLVSSEFLPAGVLPTMARDLGISEGTAGLAVAATAIAGAATAPSIAMVFPRMDRRTLLVGLLVAAAVANLAVAVAPGFVVLLLGRLVLGAAIAGYWSFAFAVGTYASPGRDHVISTSIALGVTVATIVGLPLGSLLADGPGWRWGFAAATVLSLVSAAALARALPPVPAHPGAGLTMMRQALRNPLLVAGVVVLVVVVLGNFLAYPFIRIAIAETSPGAGMWMLALWGVGGLFGNLAAGRFSHRLRAVVTVAPLLLAGGLLLTVLAESTPVMALAMLVWGFGFNMVPVGTQLWVTRVEPERTESALALQVTAFQVAITLGAALGGAVLDEYGVGRVLLIGAIGAAVAAAGFAALRVPRS; encoded by the coding sequence GTGACAACAACTTCGCCGGCTTCGACCGCCACCTCGACCACCCCACCGACCACGACCTCCGGCCGCGCCGCGCCGGTGGTCGCGCTCGCCGCCGGAATCGCGCTCCTGGTCTCGAGCGAATTCCTACCGGCGGGCGTACTGCCCACCATGGCGCGTGACCTCGGGATCAGCGAGGGGACCGCCGGGCTCGCGGTGGCGGCGACGGCGATCGCCGGGGCGGCCACCGCGCCCAGCATCGCCATGGTCTTCCCGCGGATGGACCGGCGTACGCTGCTGGTCGGCCTGCTCGTCGCCGCCGCGGTCGCCAACCTGGCGGTCGCGGTGGCACCGGGCTTCGTCGTCCTGCTGCTCGGCAGACTGGTGCTCGGCGCGGCGATCGCCGGCTACTGGTCCTTCGCCTTCGCCGTCGGGACGTACGCCTCACCCGGCCGTGACCACGTCATCTCGACCTCGATCGCGCTGGGTGTCACGGTAGCCACGATCGTCGGCCTGCCGCTGGGCTCGCTGCTCGCCGACGGACCCGGCTGGCGCTGGGGGTTCGCGGCGGCCACGGTGCTGAGCCTGGTCTCCGCCGCGGCGCTGGCGCGGGCGCTGCCGCCGGTCCCCGCCCACCCGGGGGCGGGGCTGACCATGATGCGTCAGGCCCTCCGCAACCCGCTCCTGGTGGCCGGCGTGGTGGTGCTGGTCGTGGTGGTGCTCGGGAACTTCCTCGCGTACCCGTTCATCCGGATCGCCATCGCCGAGACCTCTCCGGGCGCAGGCATGTGGATGCTGGCGCTGTGGGGCGTCGGCGGGCTCTTCGGCAACCTGGCGGCCGGCCGGTTCTCCCACCGCCTGCGCGCGGTCGTGACCGTCGCGCCGCTCCTTCTCGCCGGCGGGCTGTTGCTGACCGTCCTCGCCGAGAGCACACCGGTGATGGCGTTGGCGATGCTCGTGTGGGGATTCGGGTTCAACATGGTGCCGGTCGGCACGCAGCTGTGGGTGACGCGCGTCGAGCCGGAGCGCACCGAGTCGGCGCTGGCGCTCCAGGTCACCGCGTTCCAGGTGGCGATCACCCTCGGGGCGGCCCTAGGAGGCGCGGTCCTGGACGAGTACGGCGTCGGGCGCGTGCTCCTCATCGGCGCGATCGGCGCGGCCGTCGCCGCGGCGGGCTTCGCCGCGCTCCGCGTGCCGCGCTCCTGA
- a CDS encoding methane monooxygenase/ammonia monooxygenase subunit C, whose protein sequence is MSTTITPESREDTRGDSSGEFPKGRGPIDWNGGWRWMFIGSFLLAGSFIGLRIYQQKFAWYKEYGLDAASDGFRTYWFNLFLGELVVVTIVTLVWWGWLIKSGQNLAAKAEARPISKAEEVRRIAVFWGLIGATSLTLYFMASFFPNQDGVWHQTAVRDTALTPSHIVMFFWAFPLGITMTVGTYLYGRTRLPKVYSPDKGFPWSFFLLISASVTEMMQVAMNEWGHSLWITEEIFAAPFHWPFVTYGWLASGIFALWAESLGRLLQIEDEIEEERQTVATSDPAIA, encoded by the coding sequence ATGTCCACAACCATCACCCCGGAATCCCGGGAGGACACTCGCGGGGACTCGTCCGGCGAGTTCCCCAAGGGCCGCGGCCCGATCGACTGGAACGGCGGCTGGCGCTGGATGTTCATCGGGAGCTTCCTGCTCGCCGGATCGTTCATCGGGCTGCGGATCTACCAGCAGAAGTTCGCCTGGTACAAGGAGTACGGCCTGGATGCGGCCAGCGATGGCTTCCGGACGTACTGGTTCAACCTGTTCCTCGGCGAGCTGGTCGTCGTCACGATCGTGACGCTCGTCTGGTGGGGATGGCTGATCAAGTCGGGCCAGAACCTCGCCGCCAAGGCAGAGGCCCGGCCGATCAGCAAGGCCGAGGAAGTACGTCGCATCGCGGTCTTCTGGGGCCTGATCGGCGCCACCTCGCTGACGCTCTACTTCATGGCGAGCTTCTTCCCGAACCAGGACGGTGTCTGGCACCAGACCGCTGTTCGCGACACCGCCCTCACCCCCAGCCACATCGTCATGTTCTTCTGGGCCTTCCCGCTCGGCATCACGATGACGGTGGGCACCTACCTCTACGGGCGTACCCGCCTGCCGAAGGTCTACTCGCCTGACAAGGGCTTCCCCTGGTCCTTCTTCCTCCTCATCTCCGCCTCCGTCACCGAGATGATGCAGGTCGCGATGAACGAGTGGGGCCACAGCCTCTGGATCACCGAAGAGATCTTCGCCGCTCCGTTCCACTGGCCCTTCGTCACCTACGGCTGGCTGGCGTCCGGCATCTTCGCCCTCTGGGCAGAGTCCCTGGGTCGGCTGCTCCAGATCGAGGACGAGATCGAAGAGGAACGACAAACCGTAGCGACCTCGGATCCCGCGATCGCCTGA
- a CDS encoding AraC family transcriptional regulator, with protein sequence MNQDSPAWEMTFAYQDVLSAGSAGEDVRSAAWLLVDDGTVVLTAAGQSHLLRAGDAALVGGQVSHRVATHDGAALIRADLRAVAVGYPLANPLVVRDFVGRHGGVAELLRRCPLAGPCRPSALFASGYASLLGAAMTASWLEDTGRGTDGPAPALDPSVAQVLSALVEDPGRAWSVEAMAESVHLSRSALGERFRRSLGQSPSEALRDVRMRAARHLLAGGDRPVEQVAYAVGYGSGAAFSRAFTATHGIGPQAWREDASGARHAERGEARRGDGRADRADEEHAPDAVLVQDRAS encoded by the coding sequence GTGAACCAGGACAGTCCGGCGTGGGAGATGACGTTCGCCTATCAGGACGTGCTGTCCGCCGGCTCCGCCGGTGAGGACGTACGCTCCGCCGCCTGGTTGCTCGTCGACGACGGCACGGTGGTGCTGACCGCCGCCGGGCAGTCGCACCTCCTCCGCGCGGGCGACGCGGCTCTGGTCGGGGGACAGGTCAGCCACCGGGTGGCGACCCACGACGGGGCGGCCCTGATCCGGGCCGACCTGCGGGCGGTCGCGGTGGGCTACCCGCTCGCCAACCCGCTGGTCGTGCGCGACTTCGTCGGCAGGCACGGCGGCGTGGCCGAGCTGCTCCGCCGGTGCCCGCTGGCGGGGCCGTGCCGTCCGTCGGCGCTGTTCGCGTCGGGCTACGCGTCGCTGCTGGGCGCGGCGATGACGGCCTCCTGGCTCGAGGACACCGGGCGCGGGACGGATGGTCCCGCGCCCGCCCTGGACCCGTCGGTCGCACAGGTGCTGTCCGCGCTGGTCGAGGATCCGGGCCGGGCCTGGTCGGTCGAGGCCATGGCGGAGTCGGTGCATCTGTCCAGGTCGGCGCTGGGGGAGCGGTTCCGGCGCAGCCTGGGACAGAGCCCGAGCGAGGCGCTGCGCGACGTCCGGATGCGTGCGGCCCGCCACCTGCTGGCCGGCGGTGACCGTCCGGTCGAGCAGGTGGCGTACGCCGTGGGCTACGGATCGGGCGCGGCGTTCAGCCGCGCCTTCACCGCCACCCACGGGATCGGTCCACAGGCGTGGCGCGAGGACGCCTCAGGAGCGCGGCACGCGGAGCGCGGCGAAGCCCGCCGCGGCGACGGCCGCGCCGATCGCGCCGATGAGGAGCACGCGCCCGACGCCGTACTCGTCCAGGACCGCGCCTCCTAG
- a CDS encoding NAD(P)-dependent alcohol dehydrogenase: MKAARLYTYDSKLVLEDVPKPRITGPHDVVIKVGAAGVCRTDLHVIEKVWKDTLDTEGTLLPFILGHENAGWVDEVGSAVTTVAPGDTVILHPHITCGVCAGCRRGEDMYCETAGFPGLAMDGGYAEYMLTNERACIKLDPSLQPVDVAPLADAGITAYRAVKKAVPRLQAGTKTVVIGAGGLGHIAIQSLKALSPTEIVVVDTNPDALELAKQIGADITVDAGEGDVVEAVKDLAGGDGVEAVIDFVAEHGTTDQGPNMLRQGGTYYVVGYGGNVNVPALQVIFSEISVVGSLVGNYTELSELMELAAAKKVTLHSQIYPLDDANVALDDLHHGRVRGRAVLIP; the protein is encoded by the coding sequence ATGAAGGCCGCCCGGCTCTACACCTATGACTCGAAGCTGGTCCTCGAGGACGTGCCCAAGCCCCGGATCACCGGGCCGCACGACGTGGTGATCAAGGTGGGCGCCGCGGGCGTGTGCCGAACGGACCTCCATGTGATCGAGAAGGTCTGGAAGGACACGCTCGACACCGAGGGCACGCTCCTGCCGTTCATCCTCGGCCACGAGAACGCGGGCTGGGTCGACGAGGTCGGCTCGGCGGTCACCACGGTGGCGCCCGGCGACACGGTGATCCTCCACCCGCACATCACCTGTGGCGTCTGCGCGGGGTGCCGCCGCGGAGAGGACATGTACTGCGAGACGGCCGGATTCCCGGGGCTCGCGATGGACGGCGGGTACGCCGAGTACATGCTCACGAACGAGCGCGCCTGCATCAAGCTCGATCCGAGCCTCCAGCCGGTCGACGTCGCGCCGCTCGCGGATGCCGGCATCACCGCGTACCGGGCCGTCAAGAAGGCCGTACCCCGGCTCCAGGCCGGCACCAAGACGGTGGTGATCGGAGCCGGCGGCCTGGGCCACATCGCGATCCAGTCGCTCAAGGCGCTCAGCCCCACCGAGATCGTGGTCGTCGACACAAACCCCGACGCCCTCGAGCTCGCGAAGCAGATCGGTGCGGACATCACCGTCGATGCAGGCGAGGGCGACGTCGTCGAGGCGGTCAAGGACCTCGCCGGAGGAGACGGGGTCGAGGCCGTCATCGACTTCGTCGCCGAGCACGGCACCACCGACCAGGGCCCGAACATGCTGCGCCAGGGCGGGACCTACTACGTCGTCGGATACGGCGGCAACGTCAACGTGCCGGCCCTGCAGGTCATCTTCAGCGAGATCAGCGTCGTCGGCAGCCTCGTCGGCAACTACACCGAGCTCTCCGAGCTGATGGAGCTGGCCGCGGCCAAGAAGGTCACCCTCCACTCCCAGATCTACCCCCTCGACGACGCCAACGTCGCGCTCGACGACCTGCACCACGGACGGGTGCGCGGTCGGGCCGTCCTCATCCCCTGA
- a CDS encoding amidohydrolase family protein — protein sequence MITRDGKNYFIVDGHIHIWDGSDENCLNDYGKGWTQCFFDYHNGLSPEEEKWSKERFAKIEKEDVVKDVLDNGGVDVAIFNPTVLGAFYRTGFRREKEALELVEENPGRFILNTSWDPRFGEEGLELLEKEASERKIQGVKLYTAEWQGDSRGYSLTDPMAYRYLEKSQELGIKNIHIHKGPTVWPLDRDAFDVHDVDHVATDFQDLNFIVEHIGLPRLEDFCWIGTQEHNVYAGMAVAMPFVHAKPRYFEQIMGELLYWLGEDKICFGSDYAIWTPRWLVEKFLDFQFSEGSEYDAITDVQKAKVLGLNAARLYDIEVPEDVVGVAEVDVLAEVVA from the coding sequence ATGATCACCAGGGACGGCAAGAACTACTTCATCGTCGACGGCCACATCCACATCTGGGACGGCTCGGACGAGAACTGCCTGAACGACTACGGCAAGGGCTGGACCCAGTGCTTCTTCGACTACCACAACGGGCTCTCCCCCGAGGAGGAGAAGTGGTCGAAGGAGCGCTTCGCGAAGATCGAGAAGGAGGACGTCGTCAAGGACGTCCTCGACAACGGCGGCGTCGACGTCGCGATCTTCAACCCGACGGTCCTCGGCGCGTTCTATAGGACCGGCTTCCGCCGCGAGAAGGAGGCGCTCGAGCTGGTCGAGGAGAACCCGGGCAGGTTCATCCTCAACACCTCGTGGGACCCACGCTTCGGTGAGGAAGGTCTCGAGCTGCTCGAGAAGGAGGCTTCCGAGCGGAAGATCCAGGGCGTCAAGCTCTACACCGCGGAGTGGCAGGGCGACTCCCGTGGCTACTCGCTCACCGATCCGATGGCCTACCGCTACCTGGAGAAGTCCCAGGAGCTCGGCATCAAGAACATCCACATCCACAAGGGCCCCACGGTCTGGCCGCTCGACCGGGATGCCTTCGATGTCCACGACGTCGACCACGTGGCCACCGATTTCCAGGACCTCAACTTCATCGTCGAGCACATCGGCCTGCCCAGGCTCGAGGACTTCTGCTGGATCGGCACCCAGGAGCACAACGTCTACGCCGGCATGGCGGTCGCGATGCCGTTCGTCCATGCCAAGCCCCGCTACTTCGAGCAGATCATGGGCGAGCTCCTCTACTGGCTCGGCGAGGACAAGATCTGCTTCGGCAGCGACTACGCGATCTGGACCCCGCGCTGGCTGGTCGAGAAGTTCCTCGACTTCCAGTTCTCCGAGGGCAGCGAGTACGACGCCATCACCGACGTCCAGAAGGCCAAGGTCCTCGGCCTCAACGCCGCGCGCCTGTACGACATCGAGGTCCCGGAGGACGTCGTCGGAGTCGCAGAGGTGGACGTCCTCGCCGAGGTCGTGGCCTGA
- a CDS encoding metal-sulfur cluster assembly factor, whose amino-acid sequence MSTASDVLAALDEVHDPEVDRSVTDMGFIRSVTEEGGRVRIVMQLPTYFCAPNFTWLMVDDVRQAAERVVGKGAVTVSVEDHFESERIQSGVQSRGGFMTAFPSEAEGDLEDLRDHFRRKTLLIRQEQVCRQLEEIGVDAESLVDLVLGDVARLELPGLGKYLTTREELGVGCRHDDPFLIAADGRPVGPEQVRAHRRSARVMAVSFEGNGHLCKALLAERYPSELTVVTEGEVA is encoded by the coding sequence ATGTCGACCGCGTCCGACGTCCTCGCGGCGCTGGATGAGGTGCACGACCCCGAGGTCGACCGCTCGGTGACTGACATGGGGTTCATCCGCTCCGTCACCGAGGAAGGCGGTCGGGTGCGCATCGTCATGCAGCTGCCGACGTACTTCTGTGCGCCGAACTTCACCTGGCTGATGGTGGACGACGTACGTCAGGCGGCGGAGCGCGTCGTCGGAAAGGGTGCGGTCACCGTCTCCGTCGAGGACCACTTCGAGTCGGAGCGGATCCAGTCCGGCGTGCAGAGCAGGGGCGGGTTCATGACCGCGTTCCCCAGCGAGGCGGAGGGCGACCTCGAGGACCTGCGCGACCACTTCCGGCGCAAGACCCTGCTGATCCGCCAGGAGCAGGTCTGTCGCCAGCTGGAGGAGATCGGTGTCGACGCCGAGAGTCTGGTCGACCTCGTGCTGGGAGACGTCGCCCGCCTCGAGCTTCCCGGTCTCGGGAAGTACCTGACCACGCGAGAGGAGCTCGGGGTCGGTTGCCGCCACGACGACCCCTTCCTCATCGCCGCCGATGGCCGTCCGGTGGGCCCGGAGCAGGTCCGGGCCCACCGGCGGTCTGCTCGGGTGATGGCCGTGTCCTTCGAGGGCAACGGTCATCTCTGCAAGGCGCTGCTCGCGGAGCGCTACCCCTCAGAACTCACCGTCGTCACCGAAGGAGAAGTGGCATGA
- a CDS encoding SDR family NAD(P)-dependent oxidoreductase, whose amino-acid sequence MNISLITGGSSGIGQSTALQLSRQGTGVIVTYRNNPDGAEATVEQITRSGGTAAALALDVGSVETFDGFVEDVRRCLKDVWQSDRLTSLVNNAGLSRALPFDQMDVGTFDELSDALLKGPYFLTQQLLPLLADGGAIVNTSSNAAGLTGLTPGYSAYGALKGAVVVWTRYLAKELSPRGIRVNSVAPGPTRTRLGDDGFAKHPELIAPLAAQTALGRIGEGEDIAGVIAFLLSDGARWVTGQDIEASGGFNL is encoded by the coding sequence ATGAACATCTCTCTCATCACCGGTGGTAGCTCAGGCATCGGCCAGAGCACGGCGCTCCAGCTCTCACGTCAGGGGACCGGCGTGATCGTGACCTACCGCAACAACCCCGACGGGGCCGAGGCGACCGTCGAGCAGATCACGAGGTCGGGTGGGACCGCGGCGGCGCTCGCGCTCGATGTCGGGAGCGTCGAGACCTTCGACGGTTTCGTGGAGGACGTACGACGCTGTCTGAAAGACGTCTGGCAGAGCGACCGTCTCACCAGCCTCGTCAACAACGCCGGACTCTCGCGTGCCCTGCCCTTCGATCAGATGGACGTCGGGACGTTCGACGAGCTCTCCGACGCGCTGCTCAAGGGGCCCTACTTTCTCACGCAGCAGTTGCTGCCCCTCCTGGCTGACGGCGGCGCCATCGTGAACACCTCCAGCAACGCCGCCGGGCTGACCGGTCTCACCCCCGGATACTCGGCCTACGGCGCGCTGAAGGGAGCCGTCGTGGTGTGGACCCGTTACCTGGCCAAGGAGCTCAGCCCGCGGGGGATCCGGGTCAACTCGGTCGCGCCGGGACCCACACGGACCCGACTGGGCGACGACGGGTTCGCCAAGCACCCGGAGCTCATCGCCCCGCTCGCGGCCCAGACGGCCCTGGGCCGGATCGGCGAGGGCGAGGACATCGCCGGGGTGATCGCGTTCCTCCTGTCCGACGGCGCTCGCTGGGTCACGGGCCAGGACATCGAGGCCTCCGGCGGGTTCAACCTCTAG
- a CDS encoding agglutinin cell wall attachment protein produces MTVPPVVRQEQLIDEIALHLADEVEGDWSTLVFNHRNLSMFFTGRIDVHRPDGSFAYARPPETILALTDELRRVMYEPGRGAWFSARWTIASGEGEGEKNSTKVVFNYDDEPVWRWPAHPGLYALDLETFPRDEERVPAWLRQKVNGARRTL; encoded by the coding sequence ATGACCGTTCCTCCTGTGGTCAGACAGGAACAGCTCATCGATGAGATCGCCCTCCACCTCGCCGACGAGGTCGAGGGCGACTGGTCCACGTTGGTCTTCAACCATCGCAACCTGTCCATGTTCTTCACCGGACGCATCGACGTGCACCGACCGGACGGCAGCTTCGCCTACGCCCGGCCGCCTGAGACCATCCTCGCGCTGACCGACGAGCTGCGGCGGGTGATGTACGAGCCGGGCCGGGGCGCCTGGTTCTCCGCCCGCTGGACCATCGCCAGCGGGGAGGGCGAGGGGGAGAAGAACTCGACCAAGGTCGTCTTCAACTACGACGACGAGCCGGTCTGGCGCTGGCCGGCCCACCCGGGGCTGTACGCGCTCGACCTCGAGACGTTCCCGCGTGACGAGGAGCGCGTGCCCGCCTGGCTCCGGCAGAAGGTCAACGGCGCCCGCCGGACGCTGTAG
- a CDS encoding YdeI/OmpD-associated family protein — MEIIDGEPVLDRPSVAEVEAWFETADPDTRAVWLRLTRKGVEPASLTSDELVDVGLCFGWISAVRRRGDEETYLQRYTRRRPGSKWSRLNISKVERLTAEGRMRPAGIAEVRAAQADGRWDNPWT; from the coding sequence GTGGAGATCATTGACGGCGAGCCCGTGCTGGACCGGCCCTCGGTGGCCGAGGTGGAGGCCTGGTTCGAGACCGCCGACCCCGACACCCGGGCCGTGTGGCTGAGGCTGACCCGGAAGGGCGTCGAGCCGGCCTCGCTGACCTCCGACGAGCTCGTGGACGTCGGCCTCTGCTTCGGCTGGATCTCGGCCGTACGCCGCCGAGGCGATGAGGAGACCTACCTGCAGCGCTACACCCGCCGGCGTCCGGGCTCGAAGTGGTCCCGGCTCAACATCTCCAAGGTCGAGCGCCTCACCGCCGAGGGCCGGATGCGGCCGGCGGGGATCGCCGAGGTCCGGGCGGCGCAGGCCGATGGGCGCTGGGACAACCCCTGGACCTGA
- a CDS encoding methane monooxygenase/ammonia monooxygenase subunit A, which produces MSATALAPESEERTQALRKLLNRRYTFIDRKWDIVFWVTAAFVVAAAADITKLLFAGDWDFWTDWKDRQWWPMVTPFAVIIIPSALQYIQWLAWRMPTGAVYTAISMTIASWIGRIFNWDMFGGFPLAFVWPVMILAAAIWLDWVLLKTKSFVLTSLIGAFGFALILWFTNYTVLAPYLQPIDWMGLHVTVADVQGIEYVRGQTPEYLRMIEHGSLRTFLGETQYVSLAFGATLAVAGYWVGQAIGRGLAIWPIGRFIKRF; this is translated from the coding sequence ATGAGTGCCACAGCTTTGGCGCCGGAGTCCGAGGAGCGTACGCAAGCACTGCGGAAGCTGCTCAACCGCCGTTACACCTTCATCGACCGTAAGTGGGACATCGTCTTCTGGGTCACGGCCGCCTTCGTGGTCGCCGCCGCAGCCGACATCACCAAGCTCCTGTTCGCAGGAGACTGGGACTTCTGGACGGACTGGAAGGACCGTCAGTGGTGGCCGATGGTGACCCCGTTCGCCGTCATCATCATCCCCTCGGCCCTGCAGTACATCCAGTGGCTCGCCTGGCGCATGCCCACGGGTGCCGTCTACACCGCCATCAGCATGACGATCGCGTCCTGGATCGGCCGCATCTTCAACTGGGACATGTTCGGCGGGTTCCCGCTGGCGTTCGTCTGGCCGGTGATGATCCTGGCTGCCGCCATCTGGCTGGACTGGGTCCTGCTGAAGACGAAGAGCTTCGTGCTCACCTCGCTGATCGGAGCGTTCGGCTTCGCGCTGATCCTCTGGTTCACGAACTACACGGTGCTCGCGCCGTACCTGCAGCCGATCGACTGGATGGGCCTGCACGTCACCGTCGCCGACGTCCAGGGCATCGAGTACGTCCGTGGTCAGACACCCGAGTACCTCCGCATGATCGAGCACGGGTCGCTCCGCACCTTCCTCGGTGAGACCCAGTACGTCTCGCTGGCGTTCGGGGCCACTCTCGCCGTCGCCGGCTACTGGGTCGGACAGGCCATCGGTCGCGGACTTGCCATCTGGCCCATCGGCCGCTTCATCAAGCGGTTCTGA